A portion of the Paenibacillus sp. PvR098 genome contains these proteins:
- a CDS encoding peptidylprolyl isomerase — translation MWQNKKRPLQKGLLALCALILIIGVAAGCGKKEEGDTAAPAGSPGEVLVTYKDGGKVTREEFNKFLNVNMMFNQQYAQYKEEPAFQQDMMNQLVAFNVLASRADDKAKEQAEKQSKEQLEQIKGFMGMQEGGMEKLLTDNHVTEQDLNEFVQKSIQVFVSEENKVADPKLQAAYDEKLAQDKSAYDIATVSHILIGTSDPATGQETRTKEEALQRAKEVQDKLVKGGDFAALAKEYSEDPGSKDNGGQYADAPLTQWVPEFKKAASELPIGQISEPVETSFGYHVMKVEARKTKTFDEVKQELRSELAQYNVQEFMEKELPTLIETNNLPKQEEPKPAETPGAEAPKTDAPQTETGK, via the coding sequence ATGTGGCAAAATAAGAAGAGACCGTTGCAAAAAGGGCTTTTGGCTCTTTGCGCACTCATATTGATTATTGGTGTAGCTGCAGGATGCGGCAAGAAAGAGGAAGGCGATACGGCGGCGCCTGCAGGCAGTCCGGGTGAAGTCCTTGTAACGTATAAAGACGGCGGCAAGGTGACGCGTGAGGAATTCAATAAATTTCTAAACGTCAATATGATGTTTAATCAGCAGTATGCGCAGTATAAAGAAGAACCGGCGTTTCAGCAGGACATGATGAATCAACTGGTCGCGTTCAACGTCCTGGCTTCCCGTGCGGACGATAAGGCTAAAGAACAAGCCGAAAAGCAGTCCAAGGAACAGCTTGAGCAAATTAAAGGGTTTATGGGTATGCAGGAAGGCGGCATGGAGAAGCTGCTAACGGATAACCATGTTACGGAACAGGATTTGAATGAGTTCGTGCAGAAGAGCATTCAGGTATTCGTGTCGGAGGAAAATAAGGTCGCCGATCCAAAGCTGCAAGCGGCTTACGACGAAAAGCTTGCGCAGGACAAGAGTGCATACGATATCGCCACGGTCAGCCATATTTTGATCGGTACCAGTGATCCGGCAACAGGTCAAGAGACACGTACGAAGGAAGAGGCTTTGCAGCGGGCGAAGGAAGTGCAGGACAAGCTGGTGAAGGGCGGCGATTTTGCTGCGCTGGCGAAGGAATATTCGGAAGATCCGGGCTCTAAAGACAACGGTGGACAATATGCCGATGCGCCTCTTACACAATGGGTCCCTGAATTTAAAAAGGCGGCATCTGAGCTGCCGATCGGCCAAATCAGCGAACCGGTAGAAACGTCATTCGGCTATCATGTCATGAAGGTTGAAGCCAGAAAAACGAAGACGTTTGATGAAGTTAAGCAGGAATTGCGCTCCGAGTTAGCGCAGTACAATGTTCAGGAATTTATGGAGAAAGAGCTGCCTACGCTCATTGAGACGAACAATCTGCCTAAGCAGGAGGAGCCTAAACCGGCCGAAACGCCGGGTGCGGAAGCTCCGAAAACAGATGCGCCCCAGACGGAAACAGGCAAGTAA